In Chroicocephalus ridibundus chromosome 2, bChrRid1.1, whole genome shotgun sequence, the DNA window GTATTATTTGGCAGTGTATCCTCCTGCAACATGTGGTGCAGGGCTGTAGTCATCACCCTGCATTTGTCTATGGGCAAACTATTAATTTCCTGTTTATGTATAAGACTATTCAGTGTTACTGtttagagaaagaagaaaaggaaggtaaTGGAAGTTTAGGTGCTGGCACCACCGCAAAACTGGAATTGTGGGATGGCATGGAGAATTCAGGATCCAGACTGGGAGGGACAACcattgaattaattaatttttttttaatgagaaagaaggTATTTTCTGTTTATGTGTACGTGATAATATCTTCAGCAGACAGTCTACAGTTgttaattttataaataatttctacTCTAACCAGGTATAGAGGGGCAGTATGTAATTGTATTATTATGGCTGACATTAATAGTGATTTCAAACTTTTAACTGCTTCTGCTTTTAGAAATAGCATACAAAACTTACTCAAAAGCATGTGGACAGCCGATGTGGGAGTGGGCCAAAGTGTGCCTGATGTAAgaaacaaggggggaaaaaaaaaaaaaaaaaaaaaaaaaaaaacaaaaccacggAGGTAAAACTTGTTTTGGGGTATAAACAAATGCTCATTGATCTATTTGaatcttatttttcattcataCTCAGTAGGTAAACTAACTTTAGTGTATCTACTGTACTTATACCTCATTGAGTGGTATTGAAAATTCTAAAAATATACTAAGATTACATTTAATTGGACTCTTACCATATGAGAGAAGGGATGAGAACAGTGAACTAACGCTGCcattttcaaataacttttaGGTAACTGGAGGCTCCAGTGGAATTGGAAAATGTATTGCTATTGAATGTTATAAGCAAGGTGCTTTCATAACACTGATTGCTCGGGATGAGGTAAGTGTATGTGTATTTTTACTGGCTAAATTCTGTTAACAAAATCTCTATACATGGGGAATAATTTTGGAATTTATAATTACTCATActttcttcagtgtttattttaagGGGATCCTAAACATTTCAAATTAATGCATTTGAAGAGAGGTAGCTGCCTTTTTAAGGAGTGTAGCTCAACATGGAATTCGTGATTATCTTGCCTTAAAACTCTGCTACTGCTATCGCTTCTGTTAATGGCATTCATTGTTTCATTGTCTAGATCCGTGGCAGGGACAAAAGCACTAAAACCCCcatattcttttaaaactgtAGAATTTCTCTACAGTAAGTGACAACTGGGGGATCAAGGACaattcttaaaatgtattttggtgTCTAATCAGCATTATATCATACTTTCTCCTACTGAAAAGCTGTTCATCAAGACAGCTTTGGAGGAAAAAGTGTTGCTTTGGGCTTTTCTAAGAGGTATTCAGAATTTAGTTGGAATTACTTTTTTCATAATGGGTTGTTATTCtatttgtagagaaaaaaaaaacaaattcaggaaataaaagcacttaaCTTTTTTGGGGGGCCTCAGTGCCAGCTGTCTTCGATAACTTACACTTGAGAATTTATTTTGCATAACCTTGAAAGCAGCCAGAATTAATGCAGTCTTTCTTGAAATGAGCATGACAATTTGAATTCACCaaattttagtttaatttttggGATGATTTCATGGCAGTGATAGTTCTTCAGAATAGTCTATATGATATTccataaatataaaatagaacCAAACTATTAGGAGAAAAATTAATACCTAAGTCCGAGGTGCTCTGGGTAGTTGtatgaaacaaaaacattaaactgGTAATAGAAGTCGTTACTGGCTTTAGAAGATGAAAAACAGATAAGCAAATTCTGGTAGCTTGATGGTGTTCGTGTTTTCATCGTATATTCATAAATCTGTAAAATGATAAGAGTAAAGTGTTCCAACTTGTTGAGGATAATCTTTGTGTGTTTTAGGGAATGTGTTTAAGTCTTACTGAAATACTGAACTATTTTGCTCTCAGAACTGCAATACTTTAGCTGTTCTTCTATCCATTTCAGAACAAGCTGTTGCAGAcaaagaaggaaatagaaaagtaTTCTGTTAATGACAAGCAGGTAAGATCACTGCTAACAGTGGCTGTTATGTGTTTTGTTTAAGATAGTCACTACAACATAGTTTAGGAGTCCTACctttaaaacaaagctgtttGACAAAAATGAGTGAGGACTCAGTATTTGAATTCAAAAATACCGATCTACTTAAATGAGGTGTTCTGAACTCTGCTGCCTTTGATGTTGCCTGGCTAGTACATTAGcctgcttttcttccagaaaaggaTTGATGTCTTCAGCTGTAGGTGTAGTGTGCTTTTTGGGATAGCTGCAGTGTACAGTTACTCGATAAGCATTTGTATTCTACAAGATGAAGTAGAAGAACcgattttatttttccagtttcttgttTTGCAATTCATAAATATAGCTATTGTCTTAGGAAAGAAGTTTAGATACTTGTTTCCAGGTTTAGTTCACTGCATCATACTGTATTCCTTTTCCTGGCAAACTACTGTAAAAAGATACACAAGTTAAATTTGTGAAATTTTGCGACTTTTAGACACTGAAGGTGCTTTGGTGAATAGATAATGTGCTTGTGCATAAAGGCACTGTTTTAGATCTTGTGGAGGTACTAGCTTAAAATAGGTAAGCTTGCGATGTTCAAAATATGCAGGTTCAAGATGAaatgctaaaattatttttttttttgcagtactaATAAtcaaggggagaggggaaacagTATTGAGACTGTTAACATCTTTGACTTCTCCTTTCTTGTGTTACAGAAATTTTTGTTACTTTCATGATTACAAATACAAGCAATTTATTTGTCTGTGAAAAGGGATTTCAATTGATAAATTGGATATTCTGTTGAAAAGAAGCAATGGAAAAAGCAGAATCCAATAATGTTAGTACTAGCTGACACAAAATTTTCTTAATGTCGCCACTTACCTAATAAGGTTCTGTCTTCCCTTCCTTATATTTTTAAGTGGCtcaagattactttttttttctatgcatgcTGCCTTACTCAGATCAACTTTATTTGAAAAACTAAGCCATTTGAGGTGAGGAGAAACTGTATtttgcccattaaaaaaaataaaaagtaaatcccAATAACCATTCTCTTTTAGCTGCTCTAGTAGTTTCCCAAGCTTAGCATTAAAGTTAATCCCTTGTCAAAACTGTGTCCGGATGTTCTTGTTAAAATCTGTCCAAGCTTGATAGATGTGGACTTCTTATTTCTTTGTGCATGTTTATAAGAGTTTTGTCTAAAATCTCAGGAAGTACCTTCAAGGTTGAGCAATCTCCAGCATGGAACTGAACAGGACTGCTTTTGCAGAAACAGCTTTAGATTTGCAGCCATGTTAAGCATAAGCCATGTGAGTGGTAGGTAGGCTGTCTCTTCTGTGGCTATTGTTGGGTTGTAGCTAATATCACAGGGAAGCCTGCCTGATCTAAGTGCaaagaacagagctgaaaaaagcaGGGAGTCTGGGGCAGGGATCACACTGTAACAGCAGATCAGAAGCTAGGAGGTGAGGGTAGCTGAACCAAGAGAAGTTGTACAGAGGATTGCTGTAAGAGTACAGAAAGATGATGTCTGATACGGATCGCGTGCACAGAGACTGTTACATTTATTAGATGTCAAGCTAAGATCCTCAGGAAAGATTACTTTTTACATGAGCATATGCTGTCACTGTTCACCTCTTGGATATATACGTGAAACCAGGTTGTGTTGACAGCCAGGGTCTACGTACATTTTTACATTCCATCTATGTACATTTTAACGTACCATTTGacaaatgttcctttaaaaacatttgtgtGCAGTTTATTTAGAGTGCTGACAGTACAGCCTTTATGGGTATAGGTGTGCAATGGAACAAAATCCTTGCCCTTAgaggtttttggtgttttttttttttgcaatattttttttaatccttttcctaATGTAGAATATGCCCAGTTACTTCACTGGGAGTTGAATTTATTGTGAAAGCTTTATTAATGATCCAACACCATGCAATATTTAGAATAAAAGGTGAGGAACAGGGGTGGGGATATTAGACTATTTCTGGCAGCATATTCTGTGTCCTAGGCGTGGATCTATAGCTCACGCTCTGGAGTGAAGGTAATCAGTATACTATAGCAGAAGAAAGAACGTATGATAATAGAAGCAGAGAGGTAAATTGTATAGTATGACAGTAGTCAATAAAAGCTGTGATAGTTCCTGAGTGTGGTGTTCACAGTATGATTAATTAATCCATGCGATCTGATATATTAAGCAACTGCTCCAATTTTGGTACGgagttttttttaaccttctcaTTGATCTTGCAAAGATATTCAGATAATAAATCAATGTCATTTTCATTCAACTGCTGTTTTGTTCTCAAACTTAcataaaagataaatatttccaaaatgtaATAAATGCCCTAAGGGGAGATGCATGCAGACCCCCCAATAACTTGCGCCACAAGTTTACTCTGATGTCCAACTACACACAATGCTGGGAGGCAGGAATGGCCAACCTGCTGTACAGGAATGGCAAGCAGATTCTGTTTATGCAGCTAAGAAGTGTTGCAGTCTGACCAGAGGCAGAACTGACAAATGAGTAGCTGCCAAAGCAGTTAGTTACACTGTGGTAAgctctttttttggtgtgtgtccACGTGCTCCAGGACTAGTGGTCATGATGATACTTGTTACAAACTGATGATGACCTCTCTTATTTCACTTCAAACTGAGTTTAAGTGAATTGACCAAAGTAACAGAAAGGATAGAAATTGGAACAAGGAGCCCCTCCTCTTATCATGCTATGAGATTGCTTCTCCTTTCAAGGTGATGAATTGCCCTGTTCTGCTGATTGTTCATCAGAGAGGGTAGCTTATTTGTAAATACTTGGCCAAACTGGAGTTTGTAGCGATCTTACAGTTTGTAAGTGGTAACCCAAAGGCAGTGATTCCTTTGGTCAGAAGTTGATTTGAATGGGCTTCAAAACGTAGATTCTGAAATCATCTTGCTGAAAGTAATGAGTAACTTTCAAGAAAAGCAGGGCCTAACTTTTAGCTACAACAAAACTTAGATCTCACTGTCACCTGTTTTTTCTTATCCTGTCCTGCCTGTGTCCCTTGCCTCTTCCCCCAGGCcaatgcttattttcatttttctgtaccTTTCAACCTAAACCCCATAATCTCTGATTTCCAGACAAGgagtaaatatatacatattactTCACTTTTTAGATATTTAGGACACTGTGCAGCTAGTCAGTTtcttacagaatttttattttagctttgtcCTTGACATGTCCCAATTAAACAGTATGCAACTAAGTTTACTACTAttcttcaaaaagcattttttttaaataagcggGTGGCGTGCAATGCCAGTAGTAAAGTTAGCAGGTTTTTAACGCTTGCTTTACAAATTTtggaaaagtgtttgtttttttttttttttgcagtgctgGTGCTGCAGTTGCAGGGCAATGCTCTGCAACCATGCCTTTctattatgtggaaaaaaaaatgttttttcttaaagatgaGCCTAAGCCACACAAATGGTTTGACTTGTGTTTAGGGCTGACAAAAGTTAAATGTAGCACTGCGGAATTTTGATTGCCTCAGAATAGTTTTTACTAAATTTTATGTAAATAACTCGAGGTAGCGTGTCTTAGTACAGTTAATTAGAAATTATACTTTGCACATGAGTAGCTTCCTTGAAGATCCTGAAGTGCTTATTCGTTCTTAATATAATCTTTATTATActggtatgtgtgtgtgtgagggggagGAACTCGGAGGGTCAGAGATTGCTTTTGCCAGTCCAGAAGTGCAAACTGTCTTGTCAAAAAGACTtcttgtttttctggaaaatatgttactgggttttgtttcattttgaaaggctCAGAGTCAACAGTTATTGGATTGACTGTGTTGTAAAAATgttctttcactttccttttctaGGTTGTACTATGTATTTCTGTTGATGTTTCCAAAGACTACGAACAGGTGGAGAATGTCCTAAAACAGGTGAGGAAGTAACTGATTCACCTGTGCACCTTAAGAAGCTTATCTGTGTGTGACATATTTCTAATGGAAAGTTTCTTATAATGATACTGTGCTATAGGAAGGAGGTTTTTACTGCTAAAGAACAACTTAACCTCTATCCACTCTTCCAGGCTCAGGAGAAGCTGGGGCCAGTTGACATGCTTGTAAACTGTGCAGGAACATCAGTTACAGGAAAATTTGAGGATATTGAAGTGAATTCTTTTGAAGTGAGTGagcatacttttttattttatcatatgaTGATTTCTTGTTCAAACATTCTAACAACTAGATTACATTCCTGTGTCTTTGCAGACTTTGTATGAATAGTGATACACTTGATTTGTGGTAGCTGTCAGAATTGGAATGTATCTTTTTACATTTGTAAAGATCGCCTCTAATTTCTCACTTAACAGTCCATTGTTGGGTCAGAACAGTGAATTCTCCCTCGAGGTTAGAGAGAGTCCTGAAGATGGCAAAAAAGCCTGGCATGTGTTTTTAGAGTTTATAGTGAAAAGTACTGAATTTCACACACggtctctttttttctggtgaagtttaatggttttttttaaatattttttaacttgtttaaGAAAAATTTGGCTATTACCAGTGTTCAACTGAGGTGCACAGATTGTTTGCAGCTTGAGAAGCTGCTTCTCTGATGAAAATACCCCAAACACATGTATTTTGGTTACTTTTATGCCCACAGCCCTCAAGCCCCCAGTCATCTACAGATAACACTGAATAATCTGAAAAGACTAAATAGGCATAACTTTATTATAAATTTGAATCATCCATTCTATTGCTTGTATAGGCTATCAGTTGTGGTTTAGATCTTCTAGAGAGTGAAATTAAAGACTTCCCCTTATCCATCAAagattaaaatctctgaaatGGATAAATAcatactttcttttcctgatttAGAAAGCTCTTTAAACTTTCGTTTCGGTGTGTTTTCATACATTGTATGTAAATGGATTGCTTCCTGGACACTCTTTAAATTAGATTTTCCCTCAAATGgtcgtcttttttttccttgaaggtcATATGGTTCTAAGTGTTACCAGTATCCTGGATGCTATTAAGACTTGTAGGTAGACTGGATTTCTTTTGGCTTGAAGTGAGATTTTTAGCTATAAAACAGTTTATGGAACTGTAGAATAGAAAACAATTGTTTCTTTTGCTAGCTGATAGAACTACAAATCTAGTGAACTTCATTGTTAAAGTATACTGAAATGGGGATTTTTGATAAATAACACCAAACAGCTGAAGGATTCTGAATTTGTGACTCAAATACCATATTAATATCATTTGTACAGAGATTAATGGCAGTCAATTATCTGGGTAGTGTTTACCCGAGTCGAGCAGTGATTGCTACCATGAAGGAACGAAGAATGGGAAGGATTGTGTTTGTATCATCTCAGGCCGGGCAGTTAGGCCTATTTGGTTATACAGCTTATTCTCCAACAAAGTTCGCTCTTCGAGGGTTGGCTGAAGCCATGCAAATGGAGGTATGTGTGCAATGATTTAAGTATTTTTGattgtaaacaaaaatatttttttttaaactagcagcACAGCACACTTTCATTTAAATAGCCCTTTTTGTGTTGTGCAGCACTACGGATATCTGTGTGCTATGTTGGCCCTTTTTTTGGCAGCAGTACAATTCTGTTGCTCTGCATGGGGTTGCAGAAACTAAGTGGATCTCAGTTGCGTAAGAGGGAGTAGATTGAATCTGTTCCTAGAACTGAAGGTGACAtgttcagacattttttttttaatctttcattaaCTAAAAGGACTTGGCTTTTAAGTCTTTTGAGAAAAGGCTTTCTCAAGGTTCTAAGTGCAGAATGGTATTGAAGATCCCATGGATGAATGAATGGCAGGCCAGTGATTCCCAGCTTCTTTGTGAGGCCACAGTAAGTGGTATGTAAAACTTGCAAGATAGATTCGAGgattgtccaaaaaaaaaagttgacagtGGTTCACCCTTCTAAATTTTGGGATATATGAGCTTTTTACAGTGCAATGATCTAAGTTTATGCTTAAGTCAAAACTAAAAACCAGACAAACGCTGTTTTTGTTATTCAGTGGAACAAGATTGGTAAGTGCATTGTTGTAAGACAGGCAAAATTGATTTGAAAATcgcttttcttaattcttttatTAAGAATGTACATTTCAGTTAAGTGTTTATATATAAAGTGTTTGGTTCTGGACCCTCGCATAGTCCCTGGTTCTGCCTTCTTCTGTTCGATGTATACCTTGATAAGGATAAGAACGTGGAGTAAAGCTGCCTCTAATCACATCCAGTGTGCCAAATAGAGCAATGTGACTGAAGGGTCTTTCTTCAGAGGGGTGACAGATATTTTTTGAAGGGTGAATTCTTCAAAACTAAAAATAGGACATTTATGGACCTGTGATGtggtatttcagtgtttttaatatAGAATGTTTGTACAGATTTGCATTGTAGTAGTTTCTGAATAGTAGTGCAGTTAAGTGATGTAATTCTATGACACGTATGTACAAATACATAACTAAATGCAGTTCTTGGTGTGAGGCTTTCCATTTTTCCTCACGattcctacttcttttttttgtctccttagATTTTGATCCTTTGCAAGTTTATACCCTGGGTTGAAAAGCCTTGTGACTTGAGTATATGTGTTAAAGATATCAAATTTGAGTTTacaatttttgttgtgttttttctcatatttgtccAGCAGTTGAAATAAGTTgacataaacaacaacaaaagagcaTGCTAGTAAGTCTCAGTGAAAGCCTTTTTGGCCTTGTGTTTATAAATGCTGGGTACTGGTGTTTGGCAATGGtttagtctttttttaaaattgaaattgctACTTTCATATTCCTCCTAAGTGTCTTAAAAAAACACTTAGATTCATCAAATAATTTACCTTGAATACAAAaatttttagatattttatttaaaaaaccaacacaaccgTCTTactctttgcttttgctgtctcaTTTGACAAAGCTCTGAGTCTTGCAAGTGCTGAATGTGAGGGTGACTAAACGCTAGAAGCACTTTAAATTCCTGCTTGCTCTATTTCTTAGGTACAAGAGAAATTAATGAAGTTCTAAGGGATGTGTAGAGGCTGTGAATATTAAGATAACACTTACTCTTGTAAAATACAGGTAAAACCTTACAATATCTACATAACGGTGGCCTATCCTCCAGATACTGATACACCTGGCTTTGCAGAAGAAAGTAAAACAAAGGTAAACCATTCTTCAGTAACACTGTAATGTTATTAAAGCTTCATTTTGTAGCAAGCAATGGATTTCAGATTTCATCCACTTCAGTAGTATTTTTGGAATCAGTGCATATTAAGATTTTTAAGAAGTACTTCAATTTTATCAATTTAACTAGTCAGAGTTAAATAACTTGTAGGATAATTTTGTGTAGTTTATTGTTCTGGCTTTAAATGGAAGAACTACCTACCTTGAATGGCTGAAACTCTGAAAGTCTTTCTGTAGACAACTGAAATACTGTTGTGGAATGGTAAACTGTAAAACCGCTATTTGTTTTGATATCAAAGCTTAATGAACTAAAAATAACATTCTTATTTTGTGTCTTTGATACTGGGCAGTTGTTCTGATAGATgcaaaagatcaaaataaacCTCAGTTTCTTCAGTGAAGTCTGCAAACTAACAGTGCTGTCTATGACTGTATGTAATGATGCAATTTAATAATGGCTGTTGTCTAGTATTAAAGTAGGAAGGAAACTCTCTTGCATTGTGTTTGGACTGCAAATGACAGTATTGATTTTCAGAAGGACTTGTCAGCAGTAGACCTTTTTTATTTGGCGTACCTTGGAAGTGAAAGTTTTGACTTTCAAAAATTCAGTTGCCTCTTGTCATTTGACTACATACTAAGTAGTTCCAAAAACTGCATTCAGGCCCCCAGTTCAGGCTGAAGTATTGGGTAACCAGAGAAAAATGTGTCTATTTTTTATTCGCATACTGTGAACTAGAAACCTGATATCTAAGGAGATCATACTTTTCAAGATGCCCCATCACACATAATAGGAAATTGAGATTGAATTCCATTTTGTCTTTCACCCTTCATATAGGAAGCAGTAGGGATTGTATATTACAATTCTTACTTCATCATTTCTTGATATAAATATCCTATATTAAATGTATACTCCCACACATCTGCATAAAGTGCCAGAATTACACATCTGGAGATATTTGTATAGTTTGCATATATTCTTTAGAAGAGATTCAGTGAGATTTATCTTACTTGTCAAAAAGGTGTTGTCTTTTAAGCAAAGACTTATGCTTTGCTTTAGCATACATGAAGTCTTTGGGTAACTTGCTCCTATCGTGATAGTGCACCTTGAATCTCTGCAATATTGTGCATTCCTCTGACAGTTCAAATGCTCATTTAttattgctgtatttatttaatactGCTTTGTCTCTGTAGTTTACATCTCTTTAGGACTATTTTTCTCTGTAGTCATTGAATACGGTAAAAGAAAATGTCAAGAACTAGGATACAGGTTTCCTGTGTTTAATCATTaagcttttcttgtttctttttttttttttctgaggtaacTGCTTTACAAATTACAACCAAGCTTTGCCTGGCTGACCAGCCAGATTGAGTATTTAATGGCCGATTTCTGCCTGTCTTTTTCTCAACATGTCATTAACTTTAGCTGTTGCTCCTGAGcagctgctaattttttttccaaacttacaGTATTTGAATTACTGTTGACATCCCTGTATCTCTTTCAGGTTTGGTTGATACTGGCCAGTAAGCTCAAAAGTACATAGGGGTTATGAGATGGAGATCTGATGATGTGAGCCATATCATTGTAGGAAAGCATGTGAAAGATGTTTGTATGTGATTTCTGCTGGCAAAGACACTgattcccccctgcccccttaAAATACacatactaaaaaataaaaaaagttttcagtgaGGCTGCTTAGTGAAATCAGGGTTCATAATTCTACAGGTATTTGGAAATAGGCCTGTTTCTgtgaaatttaatttctgtagtaCTGTGGATTGATAATGAAAGAGAAACCTGTAGCTGCTCAGCATTTCCCTAGAAGTGCTTTTTTCAAGTATTAGTCTCGGAATTAAACTAGCCCCAGTATTTCACTAGGCTTGAATGCTTCAATTAAATTTTGTTATTAAATGTAACCAAATCAGCCATTACAACAAGTTGACTTGTGACCAAGTActctttttctcccttatttagcactgttttttcttcattagcaGAACCATCTATCTTAACATATTGAGCATTTAAATACCTTGCTGTGCAGTTGGCTCCATCattgttttatttgttaaaaGGACATGAATGACAAACATGCTTCTAAATActttaaagcatatttttgctatttgtttttgTAACAGACCagacttgtttgggttttgtgaaaGAAATTGTGATTGCTAAAATAACTGCCATAATTTCATTCTTCTAGTGAGGTAAAGGGGCATAAATGCtctaaaacacaaagaaataaaatgcagtgatGGATTTTGGTGGATACCAGTGTGTGGAGtttgagaaattttaaaaaaaaatattgttttgtaggatcttaaaatatttctggtatatcttttacttcatttctgccaaaaaaaccataaatgaagtaATACAGGTGTTGAGGAGACAGTTTAAGCATTTTGATAACTACTTCTAAAAATTAAATACGGGGGGGAGGAACACTTTTTCATCTCTTATTAGTTATAGAATATTAAAAAACCATACTACTCAAGGAAAAGTTGGCATTTCCCTTCATAAAACTAATCTATTATTTATGGAGAtgcttttaactttcttttaaGTGGATGTTTTAGGTGACAGCATGATACCACTTGGTAACAGTGATATCATCCATGACAAAAGacccaaaaccaaaattttaccttcacatttttctctcctgtgtGTTGTTAGTCAAACTTATATTGATGTTTTTCTACTAAAGCCCTTAGAGACGAAGCTAATTTCTGAAACCTCATCTGTTTGCCAAGCAGAACAAGTCGCCAGAGTTATAGTCAAAGATGCCATAGTAagtaaattatctttttaaagtaTGTTCTTTGTTGGGGAGACAGGGATTGCATGTAATGCTTGTTTAAGGCTATAAGGCAATGGCAAAACCAATTTACACGAAACAGTACTCTTTTGTTAGTTTGAACaggaagtattttctttattcttcttttgcCACTGTGCCCGCAAATGATTTTATCCAATCTTCTGGAACTAAAAAGTATCTGAAGTTGTATATTAGACAGAACAAAATGATGCATCGGTATGATGCAATGTCTGAAAGGCAGATTATGACTGACTTTAAAGCACTAAACTCTATTGACTTTTTAGATATTAAATACCACTGGTCTAACCTCAAAAGCTTGTAGGACTaccttatttttcttgaagatgagttcataaaaaataattataaaacaaatgaaGGCAGTCTAGCCTTTTTTGGTTTCTAATGTCTTAAGTATGTGATTTATGAgtgattaaaatacataaaatgctgcTCTTAGTGGTTACAGTTGTATTGCCTTTctgaggaatttttttaatgttttgtgatATGGAATGCTTGTATGCTTAATAAAGCACCTCAGAATGGAAACAAACATGAAATTTCGTCTTTGTAAAGCACAGTGATTGAATCCTAAAATTTGTGATTATTTTAGGGTTCCAAATACACTTGGTCTCCAGCATGATTCAGATCTACAGCAGGTGTTCAATTGTGAAGTTGTTACAGTATTTTGAGAAATACAGCACATGGACACAAAATCGTGTCTGGTTTTGGGGTGGTGAGTTTTAAAAGCAACTACTACCTCACACGGTGTTCTGCTTTGGTGCTTAAGGAAGACTAATCTCCTCACTAATCTTAAGCATCTGGTATTTCTACACCACGGTTTCCAGCACTTTGGATGATATATTAGTTCAAACATGGTCTTTATGTACTCAAGCTATCAGCTGAGAGACTAAAATAGAAATTTAGAGGTAGCTCTGTACTGTAGGAACTCACAGTTCTCTTAGGTGTGTGC includes these proteins:
- the KDSR gene encoding 3-ketodihydrosphingosine reductase, which gives rise to MLLLAVAFIVAFVLLLYMVSPLISPKPLKLPGAHVVVTGGSSGIGKCIAIECYKQGAFITLIARDENKLLQTKKEIEKYSVNDKQVVLCISVDVSKDYEQVENVLKQAQEKLGPVDMLVNCAGTSVTGKFEDIEVNSFERLMAVNYLGSVYPSRAVIATMKERRMGRIVFVSSQAGQLGLFGYTAYSPTKFALRGLAEAMQMEVKPYNIYITVAYPPDTDTPGFAEESKTKPLETKLISETSSVCQAEQVARVIVKDAIQGNFNSSVGSDGYMLSILTSGMSPVTSITEGLQQVVCMGIFRIVGLFYLGSFDSIVRRCMMQREKSESTDKSE